In the Burkholderia multivorans ATCC BAA-247 genome, GCCGCTTCGCCGCATGCGTCGGCGTGCGCCGGGCGCGCGCGGGCGGGCGGCGCGGAGGGCGCGCGATGAACGTTCACGATTCGCGGCCCGACTTCGCGATCCTCGGCGGCGGCCTCGTCGGCCGGCTGATCGCGTGGCGGCTCGCGGGCGACGGGCATCGCGTCGCGCTGTACGAGCGCGGCGGCCCGGACGGCGAGCGTTCGGCGGCGTGGATCGCGGCCGCGATGCTCGCGCCGCTCGCCGAAGCGGCCAGCGCCGAACTGCTGATCACCGAGCTCGGCGCCGCGTCGCTGGCGCGCTGGCCGCAGTGGCTCGCCGAACTGCCCGAACCGGTGTTCTTCCAGCAGCACGGCACGCTCGTCGTCTGGCATCACGCCGACCGCGCGGAAGCGCCGCTGTTCGAGCGCCGCGTGCGCGCGAATGCGCCGGCCGACCTGTTCGACGGTGGCTTCGTCACGCTCTCGGGTGCGCAGGTCGACGCGGCCGAGTCCGCGCTCGCGGGCCGTTTCGCACGCGGCCTGCTGCTGCCGCGCGAAGGTCAGCTCGACAACCGGCAGGCGCTGCGCGCGCTCGCCGCGGGGCTCGCCGAACGCGGCGTCGACACGCACTGGCACGCGGCGGTCGACGACGCCCACCTGCCGGCTGCGCATTTCACGATCGACTGCCGCGGGCTCGGCGCGAAACCGGCGCTGCCGGCGTTGCGCGGCATCCGCGGCGAAGTCGCGCGCGTGCATGCGCCGGGCATCGGGCTCACGCGTCCGGTGCGGCTGCTGCATCCGCGCTACCCGCTGTACATCGCGCCGAAGCAGGACGATCTCTATGTGATCGGCGCGACGGAAGTGGAGGGCGAGGACATGTCGCCCGTGAGCGTGCGTTCCGCGCTCGAGCTGCTGAGCGCCGCGTTCTCCGTGCATCCCGCATTCGGCGAGGCGCGCATCCTCGAGCTGAACGCGCAGTGCCGGCCGACGCTGCCCGATCATCGCCCGGCCGTGATCTGGGACGGCGCATCGACGCTGGCCGTCAACGGCCTGTACCGGCACGGCTTCATGATCGCGCCGGAAGTCGCGCACGCGGCCGTCGCGCTCGCGCAGGCCGCGCTCGACGGCACGCTGCGCGATCCCGACGCGTTCGCCGCATGGCGCGACGCGGCGCGCTGGCCGACGCTCCTTCATCACCGCGACGACGCGCGCCAGCCGGCCTGACGCACGCCGCCGCCCGATTCCGACGAAGCCTCATGGACATCCAGATCAACCAACAGACCCTGACGCTGCCCGACGGCGCGACGGTCGCCGACGCGCTGGCCGCGTACGGCGCGCGCCCGCCGTACGCGGTCGCGGTGAACGGCAACTTCGTCGCGCGCACGCAGCACGCGGCGCGCACGCTCGCGGCGGGCGACCGGCTCGACGTCGTGCACCCCGTCGCGGGCGGCTGAACGCCGCCGGTTCGTCCCGCTCTTCCAGGAAAACGACATGACGTCCCTCACCCCCGCCGACGCGCTGACGCTGTACGGCGAAACCTTCGCAAGCCGCGTGCTGCTCGGCACGTCGCGCTATCCGTCGCTGCAGTCGCTGTCCGATTCGATCGCCGCGTCGCGGCCGGGCATGGTCACGGTCGCGCTGCGCCGCCAGATGACGGGCGGCACGGCCGAAGCCGGCTTCTTCGATCTGCTGAAGCGCCATGCGGTGCCGTTGCTGCCGAACACGGCCGGCTGCCAGACCGTCGCCGAGGCCGTGACGACCGCGCACATGGCGCGCGAAGTATTCGAAACCGACTGGATCAAGCTCGAACTGATCGGCGACGACTACACGCTGCAGCCGGATCCGGTCGGGCTGATCGAGGCGGCCGCGCAACTGATCAAGGACGGCTTCAAGGTGCTGCCGTACTGCACCGAGGATCTGGTGATCGGCCGCCGCCTGCTTGACGTCGGCTGCGAGGCGCTGATGCCGTGGGGCGCGCCGATCGGCACCGGCAAGGGCGTCGTCAATCCATACGGCCTGCGTGTGCTGCGCGAGCGGCTGCCCGATGTGCCGCTGATCGTCGACGCGGGGCTCGGCGTGCCGTCGCACGCCTGTCAGGTGATGGAGTGGGGCTTCGACGGCGTGCTGCTGAATACGGCCGTGTCGCAGGCGACGCACCCGGAAATCATGGCGCGCGCGTTCGCGCAGGGCGTCGAGGCCGGCCGCGCCGCGTATCTCGCCGGCCCGATGGACGCACGTGAAACCGCGCACGCGAGCACGCCGGTCGTCGGGATGCCGTTCTGGCATCAGGACGGAGGCGGCGCATGAGCGCGCGTTTTGCCGACGCCTTCTGGCCGCCCGCCGACGAGCTCGCCGAAGCGGCCGAACGCATCCGTGCGCGGCTCGGCGACTGGCCGCGCGCCGCTGCGCCGTGGCGGCTCTGCATGACCGCGCCCGACGCGCCGGCCGACGGCGACGTGCTGATCGTGTCGCGCGGCGATCGCGCGGGGCAGGCGCGCGCATCGGCCGTGTCGCGGCCCGCATCGCCGAACGCCGTCGCGATCGAATTCGACGAGCGCGGCGCGGCGCTGCACGCGGCCGGCGCGCGCTACGCGCTCGATGCCGCGCATGCGCTCGCGGACGACTGGATCGCGGCGCTCGCCGCCTTTCTCGATTGCGGTTTCGCGCCGCTCGACGCGCTGGTGCTCGCGCTCGCGTGGCGCGACGGCGACGAGACGCGCGCCGACGACGCATGGCCCGTCGACGCCGCGCAGTTTCCGCGCGTCGCCGGGCTGCCGGCCGCCGCCGAGCCGGCATTCGCGCCATGCCCGGCGCGCCTGGGCCTCTATCCGGTCGTACCGGACGCCGAGTGGGTCGAACGCGTGCTCGACTGCGGCGTGCAGACGGTACAGCTGCGCGTGAAGGGCGCGGCGCCGGACGCGCTGCGCCGCGAAATCGCGCGCGCGGTCGCGGCGGGCCGCCGCTATCCGGATGCGCGCGTGTTCATCAACGATTACTGGCAGATCGCGGCAGATGAGGGCGCGTACGGCGTACATCTCGGTCAGGAAGATCTCGAAACCGCCGATCTCGCCGCGCTCGCACGCGCGGGGCTGCGGCTCGGGCTGTCGAGCCACGGCTATTACGAGATGCTGCGCGCACTGCACGAACGGCCGAGCTACCTCGCGCTCGGGCCCGTGTTCGCGACCGCGACCAAGGCCGTTGCCGCGCCGCCGCAGGGGCTCGCGCGGATTGCGCGCTACGCGCGCTTCGTCGGCTCGAGCGTGCCGCTCGTCGCGATCGGCGGCGTCGGGCTCGACGCCTTGCCGGCCGTGCTCGCGACCGGCGTCGGCAGCGTCGCGGTGGTCAGCGCGGTGACCGGCGCGGCTGATTACCGCGCGGCGATTACTGCGCTGCAGCGGTGCTTTGTGCCCCCTATTTGACAATCGTTGACCGCGCGGTCGGGAAAGGCGTCACGACATCATTCCGAGGCAGGCCCTATAATTCGGCGTTCTGCGTAAAAGGACTGTCCGCTCCGTGAGCCCCTCTCCTACCGAGACACTGCTGGAACTTCGCGACGTCGACTTTGGCTACGGCGACCGCCTCGTGCTGTCGAACCTGAACATGCGCTTCGGGCGCGGGCAGGTGGTCGCGGTGATGGGCGGGTCGGGTTGCGGCAAGACGACCGTGCTGCGCCTGATCGGCGGGCTCGTGCGCGCGCGTCGCGGCCAGGTGCTGTTCGACGGCGCCGACGTCGGCGCGCAGACGCGCGACGGCCTGTACGCGCTGCGCCGCAAGATGGGGATGCTGTTCCAGTTCGGCGCGCTGTTTACCGACATGTCGGTGTTCGACAACGTCGCGTTCGCGCTGCGCGAGCACACCGACCTGCCCGAAGAGCTGATCCGCGACCTCGTGCTGATGAAGCTGAACGCGGTGGGCCTGCGCGGCGCGCGCGACCTGATGCCGTCCGAGGTGTCGGGCGGCATGGCGCGCCGCATCGCGCTCGCGCGCGCGATCGCGCTCGATCCGCAACTGATCATGTACGACGAGCCGTTCGCGGGCCTCGACCCGATCTCGCTCGGCATCACCGCGAATCTGATCCGCACGCTGAACCAGGCGCTCGGCGCGACGTCGATCCTCGTCACGCACGACGTGCCGGAATCGTTCGCGATCGCCGACTACGTCTACTTCCTGGCCAACGGCGGCGTGCTCGCGCAGGGCACGCCCGACGAGCTGCGCGCCTCGACCGATCCGAGCGTGCGTCAGTTCATCGACGGCGCGCCGGACGGCCCGTTCAAATTTCACTACACGAGCCCGCCGCTGGCGGCGGATTTCGGGCTCGGCGGAGGACGCGCATGATCAGCGCGATCGGACGTTACGTCATCGGCGGCCTCGAACGCGCGGGCTACGGCACGCGGCTGTTCGTGCGTCTCGTGCTCGAATTCTTCCCGTTGCTGCGCCGGCCGCGGCTCGTCACGAAGCAGATCCACTTCCTCGGCAACTACTCGTTCGTGATCATCGCCGTGTCGGGGCTGTTCGTCGGCTTCGTGCTCGGGCTGCAGGGCTATTACACGCTGAACCGCTACGGCTCCGAGCAGGCACTCGGGCTGCTCGTCGCGCTGTCGCTCGTGCGCGAGCTCGGCCCGGTCGTCACGGCGCTGCTGTTCGCGGGGCGCGCGGGCACGTCGTTGACCGCCGAGATCGGGCTGATGAAGGCCGGCGAGCAGCTGACCGCGCTCGAAATGATGGCCGTCGATCCGATCAAGACGGTGATCGCGCCGCGTATGTGGGCCGGGATCATCACGATGCCGCTGCTTGCGGCGATCTTCAACGCGGTCGGCGTGCTCGGCGGCTATTTCGTCGGCGTCGTGCTGATCGGCGTCGACCCGGGCGCGTTCTGGTCGCAGATGCAGGGCGGCGTCGAAGTGTGGGCCGACGTCGGCAACGGCGTGCTGAAAAGCATCGTGTTCGGCTTCGCGGTGACCTTCATTGCACTGTTTCAAGGGTACGAGGCGAAGCCCACGCCCGAGGGCGTGTCGCGCGCGACGACCAAGACCGTCGTGTTCGCATCGCTTGCCGTACTCGGTCTCGATTTCCTGCTGACCGCGCTGATGTTCAGCTAAGCCTCAGCCAAGCCAAATTTTGGGATGACGATGAAAAAGACTGCTCTCGACTTCTGGGTCGGCCTGTTCGTGGTGGTGGGGTTCGTTGCGCTGCTGTTCCTTGCGCTGAAGGTCGGCAACATGAGCTCGCTGTCGTTTCAGCCGACGTATTCGGTGAGGATGAAGTTCGACAACATCGGCGGGCTGAAGCCGCGTGCGGCCGTGAAGAGCGCCGGTGTCGTGGTCGGCCGCGTGAAGTCGATCGGCTTCGATCCGAATACCTATCAGGCGGTCGTGACGGTCGATCTCGACAGCCAGTATCCGTTTCCGAAGGATTCGTCCGCGAAGATCCTGACGTCGGGCCTGCTCGGCGAGCAATATATCGGACTCGATCCGGGCGGCGACACCGAGATGCTGAAGTCGGGCGACACGATCGCGATGACGCAGTCGGCGATCGTGCTCGAAAACCTGATCGGGCAATTCCTGTACAGCAAGGCGGCCGACGCGGGCGGCTCGAAGCCGGCTGCAGGCGCAGCGGGGGCGCCCGGCGCGCCGGCCGCACCGGCTCCCGTGCCGGTGCCGGCGTCGGCGGTCGCGGGTTCGGCCGCACAATAAACACACAAGAGAACAAAGAGGGTAACCAACATGCAGACGATCCGGATCAGGCACGCCGCGCTCGCGGCTGTGGCCGTCGCCGCGTTGAGCGGCTGCGCGACCGTGCAGACGCCGACCAAGGGCGATCCGCTCGAAGGCTTCAACCGCACGATGTACAAGTTCAACGACACCGTCGACACGTACGCGCTGAAGCCGGTCGCGAAGGGCTATCAGTACGTGGTGCCGCAGCCGGTGCGCGACAGCGTGACGAACTTCTTCTCGAACATCGGGGACGTCTATATCGCGGCGAACAACCTCGTGCAGCTGCGCATCGCGGACGGCGTCGGCGACCTGATGCGCGTCGTGATCAACACGGTATTCGGCGTCGGCGGCCTGTTCGACGTCGCGACGATCGCGAAGCTGCCGAAGCACACGGCCGATTTCGGGATCACGATGGGCCGCTACGGCGTGCCGTCGGGCCCGTACCTCGTGCTGCCGCTGCTCGGCCCGAGCACGCTGCGCGATGCGGCCGGCCTGGGCGTCGACTACGTCGGCAATCCGCTCACCTACGTGAAGCCGGACAGCGTGAGCTGGGGGCTGTACGGCGTGAACCTCGTCAACACGCGCGCGAACCTGCTCGGCGCGGGCGACGTGCTCGATGCCGCGGCGCTCGACAAGTATTCGTTCGTGCGCAACGCCTATCTGCAGCGCCGCCAGATGCTGATCAACAACGCACGCGGCGAGGCCGGCGCGCCGGCGTCGAACGACGCGCTGCCGCAGTACGAGCTGCCGGACGACACGGCGGCCCCGGCGGCAGCCGGCGCAGCAGGCAGCGCGGGTGCCGCGGCGGTCGGCGGCGCGGCCGCGCCCGCGGGCGCATCGGCTGCCGAGCCGGCCTCCGGCGCAGCCGCGCCGAACCCGGCCAGCGCAACGACGGTGCCGCCGATGCAGGTGACGCCGCCGGCACCCGGCGGTCTGCGCCTGCCGAGCTTCCGGCTGCACTGACCGGCTTACAATCGTTACAGCCGGAAACGATTCAGTCGGTAGCGCACGCGAACTTGCGCGTAAGCTACCGGCTCCAACCTTCGCATCGACTCACTCATGCAGGTCACTATGATGAAAAAACTGTTCCTGATCCCCGTTTTCGCGGCGCTGTTCTCGTTCGGCAGCGCAGCCCACGCGCAAGTCGACCAGTCGAACCCGCAGGCGCTGATCAAGACGGCGACGCAGCAGGTCCTCGATGAAGTGAAGCAGCAGACGATCAAGCCGGGCGACACGAATCGCATCATCTCGATCGTCAACAAGGACATCCTGCCGTACACCGATTTCCGCCGTACCACGCAGCTCGCGATGGGCCGCAACTGGCGCACGGCGACGCCCGAGCAGCAGCAGCAGGTGCAGGAGCAGTTCAAGCTGCTGCTGATCCGCACCTACTCGGGCGCGCTCGCGCAGCTGAAGCCGGACCAGCAGATCCAGTACCCGCCGTTCCGTGCCGATCCGGCCGATACCGACGTCGTCGTGCGTACGGTCGCGATGAACAACGGCCAGCCGGTGCAGATCGACTACCGTCTGTACAAGACGGCGAACGGCTGGAAGGTGTATGACCTGAACGTGCTGGGCGCGTGGCTGATCCAGACGTATCAGCAGCAGTTCAACGAGAAGATCCAGCAAAGCGGCGTCGACGGCCTGATCAAGTTCCTGACGCAGCGCAACCAGGAGCTTGCCGCCGGCAAGCAGGCATCGTGAGCGGCTTCGAAGCCGGCCCCTCGCTGACCGTCGCGAGCGCGAAGACCGCGCTCGCGGCCGGTCTCGCACACGTCGCCGCGGGCGCCACCGCGGTCGATTGCGCATCGCTCGCGCAGTTCGATTCGTCCGCGCTCGCGGTGCTGCTCGCATGGCAGCGCGCCGCGAAAGCGCGCGGCGCCACTCTCGACATCCTCCATCTCCCGCCGAAGCTCGCCAGCCTTGCGCGCGCCTATGGCGTCGACGCCCTGATCGACGGCAACGCGCGACATTGACGCTGTCCGACCGGAGCCTGCCGCGCCGCCCGGCGCGCGCATGCTCGACGCGGCGCGCCCGCCGCATCGGCTTCGCCAGCCGGTTTGCCCTATAATCAAGCGTTTTGCGGGGCTGCCAATCGGCGTCCGTCCCCCATTTTCTTTCGCAGCAAGCACAGAATAGGCGTCGCGGCCGATGCGCCGCGCACAGTCATGTCAGCCATAGAAATCCGTCACGTCAAGAAGCGCTACAAGTCGCTTCAGGCGCTCAAGGGCGTCAGCCTGTCGGTCGAGGAGGGCGAGTTCTTCGGTCTGCTCGGCCCCAACGGCGCCGGCAAGACCACGCTCATCAGCATCCTCGCCGGGCTCGCCCGGGCCGACGAAGGCAGCATCTCGGTGCGCGGCCACGACGTCGTCAAGGACTTCCGCGGCGCGCGTCTTGCGCTCGGCGTCGTCCCGCAGGAGCTCGTGTTCGATCCGTTCTTCACCGTGCGCGAGACGCTGCGGATCCAGTCCGGCTATTTCGGGCTGCGCCGCAACGACGACTGGATCGACGAAGTGATGGCGAACCTCGACCTGACCGAAAAGGCCGACGCGAACATGCGTGCACTGTCGGGCGGCATGAAGCGCCGCGTGCTGGTCGCGCAGGCACTCGTGCACCGGCCGCCGGTGATCGTGCTCGACGAGCCGACGGCCGGCGTCGATGTCGAGCTGCGCCAGACGCTTTGGAAATTCATCTCGCGGCTGAACCGCGAAGGTCACACGATCGTGCTGACGACGCACTATCTCGAGGAAGCGCAGTCGCTCTGCGATCGCATCGCGATGCTGCGGCGCGGCGAGGTGGTTGCGCTCGATCGCACCGACGCGCTGCTGCGGCGCTTCGCGGGATTGCAGCTGTATCTGCGCTTTGCGACCGGCGCGCTGCCGGCCGAGCTGCGCGGGCTCGAGACCGATCCGGCCGCGCGCGCGCCGCGCGAGCATCTGCTGAGGCTGTCGAGCTACGACGATGTGGAACGGATTCTCGCGCAGTGCCGCGCGGCCGGCTGCACGTTCGACGAGATCGAGGTCCGCAAGGCCGACCTCGAGGATGTGTTCGTTCAGGTGATGAACGGCGGCGAGGTGATCGAGGGACTGGCATGAAACAACAACCGACGCAGCCGCTGCGCGCACTGCCCGCCGATGCGGCGGCCCGGCAGGTCGCCGGAAGCGGCTTTCGCACGCTGTTCTACAAGGAGCTGCTGCGCTTCTGGAAGGTATCGTTCCAGACGGTCCTGGCGCCCGTCGTCACCGCGCTGCTGTATCTGACGATCTTCGGCCACGCGCTGTCGGGCCGCGTCGAAGTGTATCCAGGCGTCGAGTACGTGAGCTTTCTCGTGCCGGGCCTCGTGATGATGAGCGTGCTGCAGAACGCGTTCGCGAACAGCTCGTCGTCGCTGATCCAGTCGAAGATCACCGGCAACCTCGTGTTCGTGCTGCTGCCGCCGCTGTCGTACCGCGACATCTTCGGCGCGTACGTGCTCGCGTCGGTGGTGCGCGGGCTGACGGTCGGCGCGGGCGTGTTCGTCGTGACGATCTGGTTCATCCCCATGCATTTCGCGGCGCCGCTGTTCATCGTCGCGTTCGCGCTGCTCGGCTCCGCGATCCTCGGCACGCTCGGGCTGATCGCCGGCATCTGGGCCGAGAAGTTCGACCAGCTCGCCGCGTTCCAGAACTTCCTGATCATGCCGCTGACGTTCCTGTCCGGCGTGTTCTATTCGACGCACTCGCTGCCGCCCGTGTGGCGCGAGGTCTCGCGTCTGAATCCGTTTTTCTACATGATCGACGGCTTCCGCTACGGGTTCTTCGGCGCGTCCGACATCCACCCGTTCACGAGCCTCGCGATCGTCGCCGGTTTCTTCGTGCTGCTCGCGATGTTCGCGATGCGGCTGCTCGCGACCGGCTACAAGCTGCGTCATTGATATCGAATGGCAGCGGCCGCAGCAGGCGGCGCGCGCCGACAGGAGCCTTTCATGTTGCCGACTCCCGAACAGGTCAAGCAATACATCGCAGGCGGGCTCGCCTGCACGCATCTGGAAGTCGAAGGTGACGGCCAGCATTTCTTCGCGACGATCGTGTCGCCGGCCTTCGAAGGCAAGCGGCCGATCCAGCGCCATCAGCTCGTGTATGCGGCGCTCGGCGACCGCATGAAGCAGGAAATCCACGCGCTCAGCATGAAGACGCTGACGCCCGCCGAATGGCAGAACGCATAACCGGAAAAACTGAGTGCAAGTCACCGTCAACGAGCGCGACGCCGTGCAGAGCGTCGCGACGGCACACCCGGCCGCCAACGGGGAAACGCAGGGGCAGGGGATGGACAAGCTCGTGATCGAAGGCGGCCGCCGGCTCGCGGGCGAGATCGTCGTGTCGGGCGCGAAGAACGCGGCGCTGCCGATTCTGTGCGCGGGGCTGCTGAGCGCCGAGCCCGTGCACCTCGACAACGTGCCGAATCTGCAGGACGTGCGCACCACGCTGAAGGTGCTCGGCCAGATGGGCGTGAAGAGCGAGACCGACGGCTGCCGCGTGCAGCTCGACGCGTCGCGCGTCGACAATCTCGTCGCGCCGTACGAGCTCGTGAAGACGATGCGCGCGTCGATCCTCGTGCTCGGCCCGCTGCTCGCGCGCTTCGGCGAGGCGAAGGTATCGCTGCCCGGCGGCTGCGCGATCGGTGCGCGGCCCGTCGACCAGCACATCAAGGGGCTGCAGGCGATGGGCGCCGAGATCAGCATCGAGCACGGCTTCATCGAGGCGCGCGCGAAGCGCCTGAAGGGCGCGCGCATCGTGACCGACATGATTACGGTGACGGGCACCGAAAACCTGCTGATGGCCGCCACGCTCGCCGACGGCGAGACCGTGATCGAAAACGCGGCGCGCGAACCGGAAGTGAGCGATCTCGCACACTTGCTGGTCGCGATGGGCGCGAAAATCGACGGCATCGGCACCGACCGCCTCGTGATCCAGGGCGTCGAGCGCCTGCACGGCGCGCACCACGCGGTGATTCCGGACCGCATCGAGGCCGGCACGTTCCTGTGCGCGGTCGCGGCGGCGGGCGGCGACGTGACGCTGACCGGCGTGCGTCCGCACATCCTCGACGCGGTGATCGACAAGCTCCGTGAAGCCGGCGTGACGGTCGAGGAAGGCGATCGCTGGCTACGCGTGAAGATGGATCGCCGGCCGAACGCGGTGACGATCCGCACGTCCGAATACCCGGCGTTTCCGACCGACATGCAGGCACAGTTCATGGCGCTCAATTCGGTGGCGACCGGCACCGCGCAGGTCGTCGAAACGATCTTCGAGAACCGCTTCATGCACGTGCAGGAGCTGAACCGCCTCGGTGCGAACATCACGGTCGACGGCAACACGGCGCTCGTGACGGGCGTCGACAAGCTGTCGGGCGCGAACGTGATGGCGACCGATCTGCGCGCCTCCGCGAGCCTCGTGATCGCCGGGCTGCGCGCCGAAGGCGAGACGCGCGTCGACCGCATCTATCACCTCGATCGCGGCTACGACCGCATGGAAGCCAAACTGACCGCCGTCGGCGCGAATGTGCGCCGCGTCTCCGGGAGCCAAGCATGAGCGCGCCGCTGACCCTCGCCCTGTCGAAGGGCCGCATTTTCGAGGAAACCCTGCCGCTGCTGGCCGCAGCCGGCGTGCAGGTTGCCGAGGATCCGGAAACGTCGCGCAAGCTGATCCTGCCGACGACCGATCCGAACCTGCGCGTGATCATCGTGCGCGCGAGCGACGTGCCGACCTACGTCGAATACGGCGCGGCCGATTTCGGCGTGGCCGGCAAGGACGTGCTCGTCGAGCACGGCGGCTCGGGGCTGTATCAGCCGATCGATCTGAACATTGCGCGCTGCCGGATGTCGGTCGCGGTGCCGGCCGGCTTCGATTACGCGAACGCGGTGCGCCAGGGCGCGCGGCTGCGCGTCGCGACGAAGTACGTCGAAACGGCGCGCGAACACTTCGCCGCGAAGGGCGTGCACGTCGACCTGATCAAGCTGTACGGCTCGATGGAGCTCGCGCCGCTCGTCGGGCTCGCGGACGCGATCGTCGATCTGGTCAGCTCGGGCGGCACGCTGAAGGCGAACAATCTGGTCGAGGTCGAGGAGATCATGGCGATCTCGTCGCGTCTCGTCGTGAACCAGGCTGCGCTGAAGTTGAAGCGCGCGGCGCTCAAGCCGTTCCTCGACGCGTTCGAACGCGCGTCGCAGAATGGCGTATGAGCGCATCACCGTAACGGAACTCCCATGTCCATCACCATCCGCAAACTCGATTCGACGAGCGAAGGCTTCGACGCCGCGCTGCGTGCGGTGCTCGCGTTCGAAGCGAGCGAAGACGAGGCGATCGAGCGCTCGGTCGCGCAGATCCTCGCCGACGTGAAGTCGCGCGGCGACGCCGCGGTGCTCGAGTACACGAACCGCTTCGACCGGCTGAACGCGGACAGCGTCGCCGCGCTCGAACTGCCGCAGGACGCGCTGCAGGCCGCGCTGGACGGCCTCGAGCCGAAGGCGCGCGCCGCGCTGGAAGCGGCCGCCGCGCGCGTGCGCGGGTACCACGAGAAGCAGAAGATCGAATGCGGCACGCATAGCTGGCAGTACACGGAAAGCGACGGCACGGTGCTCGGCCAGAAGATCACGCCGCTCGATCGCGTCGGCCTCTACGTGCCGGGCGGCAAGGCCGCGTATCCGTCGTCGGTGCTGATGAACGCGATTCCCGCGCGCGTCGCGGGCGTCGGCGAGATCGTGATGGTGGTCCCGACCCCGGACGGCGTGAAGAACGACCTCGTGCTCGCCGCCGCGCTGCTCGGCGGCGTCGACCGTGTGTTCACGATCGGCGGCGCGCAGGCCGTCGGCGCGCTCGCGTACGGCACCGAGACCGTGCCGGCCGTCGACAAGATCTGCGGGCCCGGCAATGCGTACGTCGCGTCGGCGAAGCGCCGCGTGTTCGGCACGGTCGGCATCGACATGATCGCCGGCCCGTCGGAGATCCTCGTGCTGTGCGACGGCACGACCGATCCGAGCTGGGTCGCGATGGACCTGTTCTCGCAGGCCGAGCACGACGAACTCGCGCAGTCGATCCTGCTCTGCCCGGACGCGTCGTTCATCGAGCGCGTCGAGAAGGCGATCGCCGAGCTGCTGCCGTCGATGCCGCGCCAGGACGTGATCCGCGCGTCGCTCGAAGGGCGCGGCGCGCTGATCAAGGTGCGCGACATGACGGAAGCATGCCGGATCGCCAACGACATCGCGCCCGAGCACCTCGAGATTTCCGCGCTCGAGCCGCAGCAATGGAGCCAGCAGATCCGCCATGCGGGCGCGATCTTCCTCGGCCGCTACACGAGCGAGAGCCTCGGCGACTACTGCGCGGGGCCGAACCACGTGCTGCCGACGTCGCGCACGGCGCGCTTCTCGTCGCCGCTCGGCGTGTACGACTTCATCAAGCGCTCGAGCCTGATCGAGGTCAGCGCGGAAGGCGCGCATACGCTCGGCGAAATCGCGGCCGAACTCGCGTACGGCGAGGGCCTGCAGGCGCACGCGAAGAGCGCCGAGTTCCGGATGAAGGGGTGACCGGCCGCCGGAACCGCGTTCCGGCGCCGCGCAGGAGACGAGCGCAGGGCGGCAGCCGCCGCCTTGCCGACCATTTGACGCCGGCGCGATGCACGCCGGCTTGCCTACCATGACGACGCCACAAGACATCATCCGCCGCGACGTGCTCGCCATGACGAGCTATCCGGTGCCGGACGCGAGCGGGTTCGTGAAACTCGACGCGA is a window encoding:
- a CDS encoding FAD-dependent oxidoreductase, whose product is MNVHDSRPDFAILGGGLVGRLIAWRLAGDGHRVALYERGGPDGERSAAWIAAAMLAPLAEAASAELLITELGAASLARWPQWLAELPEPVFFQQHGTLVVWHHADRAEAPLFERRVRANAPADLFDGGFVTLSGAQVDAAESALAGRFARGLLLPREGQLDNRQALRALAAGLAERGVDTHWHAAVDDAHLPAAHFTIDCRGLGAKPALPALRGIRGEVARVHAPGIGLTRPVRLLHPRYPLYIAPKQDDLYVIGATEVEGEDMSPVSVRSALELLSAAFSVHPAFGEARILELNAQCRPTLPDHRPAVIWDGASTLAVNGLYRHGFMIAPEVAHAAVALAQAALDGTLRDPDAFAAWRDAARWPTLLHHRDDARQPA
- the thiS gene encoding sulfur carrier protein ThiS; this encodes MDIQINQQTLTLPDGATVADALAAYGARPPYAVAVNGNFVARTQHAARTLAAGDRLDVVHPVAGG
- a CDS encoding thiazole synthase, with the protein product MTSLTPADALTLYGETFASRVLLGTSRYPSLQSLSDSIAASRPGMVTVALRRQMTGGTAEAGFFDLLKRHAVPLLPNTAGCQTVAEAVTTAHMAREVFETDWIKLELIGDDYTLQPDPVGLIEAAAQLIKDGFKVLPYCTEDLVIGRRLLDVGCEALMPWGAPIGTGKGVVNPYGLRVLRERLPDVPLIVDAGLGVPSHACQVMEWGFDGVLLNTAVSQATHPEIMARAFAQGVEAGRAAYLAGPMDARETAHASTPVVGMPFWHQDGGGA
- the thiE gene encoding thiamine phosphate synthase, with protein sequence MSARFADAFWPPADELAEAAERIRARLGDWPRAAAPWRLCMTAPDAPADGDVLIVSRGDRAGQARASAVSRPASPNAVAIEFDERGAALHAAGARYALDAAHALADDWIAALAAFLDCGFAPLDALVLALAWRDGDETRADDAWPVDAAQFPRVAGLPAAAEPAFAPCPARLGLYPVVPDAEWVERVLDCGVQTVQLRVKGAAPDALRREIARAVAAGRRYPDARVFINDYWQIAADEGAYGVHLGQEDLETADLAALARAGLRLGLSSHGYYEMLRALHERPSYLALGPVFATATKAVAAPPQGLARIARYARFVGSSVPLVAIGGVGLDALPAVLATGVGSVAVVSAVTGAADYRAAITALQRCFVPPI
- a CDS encoding ABC transporter ATP-binding protein produces the protein MSPSPTETLLELRDVDFGYGDRLVLSNLNMRFGRGQVVAVMGGSGCGKTTVLRLIGGLVRARRGQVLFDGADVGAQTRDGLYALRRKMGMLFQFGALFTDMSVFDNVAFALREHTDLPEELIRDLVLMKLNAVGLRGARDLMPSEVSGGMARRIALARAIALDPQLIMYDEPFAGLDPISLGITANLIRTLNQALGATSILVTHDVPESFAIADYVYFLANGGVLAQGTPDELRASTDPSVRQFIDGAPDGPFKFHYTSPPLAADFGLGGGRA
- the mlaE gene encoding lipid asymmetry maintenance ABC transporter permease subunit MlaE is translated as MISAIGRYVIGGLERAGYGTRLFVRLVLEFFPLLRRPRLVTKQIHFLGNYSFVIIAVSGLFVGFVLGLQGYYTLNRYGSEQALGLLVALSLVRELGPVVTALLFAGRAGTSLTAEIGLMKAGEQLTALEMMAVDPIKTVIAPRMWAGIITMPLLAAIFNAVGVLGGYFVGVVLIGVDPGAFWSQMQGGVEVWADVGNGVLKSIVFGFAVTFIALFQGYEAKPTPEGVSRATTKTVVFASLAVLGLDFLLTALMFS
- the mlaD gene encoding outer membrane lipid asymmetry maintenance protein MlaD; this encodes MTMKKTALDFWVGLFVVVGFVALLFLALKVGNMSSLSFQPTYSVRMKFDNIGGLKPRAAVKSAGVVVGRVKSIGFDPNTYQAVVTVDLDSQYPFPKDSSAKILTSGLLGEQYIGLDPGGDTEMLKSGDTIAMTQSAIVLENLIGQFLYSKAADAGGSKPAAGAAGAPGAPAAPAPVPVPASAVAGSAAQ
- a CDS encoding MlaA family lipoprotein, with product MQTIRIRHAALAAVAVAALSGCATVQTPTKGDPLEGFNRTMYKFNDTVDTYALKPVAKGYQYVVPQPVRDSVTNFFSNIGDVYIAANNLVQLRIADGVGDLMRVVINTVFGVGGLFDVATIAKLPKHTADFGITMGRYGVPSGPYLVLPLLGPSTLRDAAGLGVDYVGNPLTYVKPDSVSWGLYGVNLVNTRANLLGAGDVLDAAALDKYSFVRNAYLQRRQMLINNARGEAGAPASNDALPQYELPDDTAAPAAAGAAGSAGAAAVGGAAAPAGASAAEPASGAAAPNPASATTVPPMQVTPPAPGGLRLPSFRLH